In a single window of the Elaeis guineensis isolate ETL-2024a chromosome 6, EG11, whole genome shotgun sequence genome:
- the LOC105047089 gene encoding mitogen-activated protein kinase 9, with product MDPHKKNMLETEFFTEYGEASRFQIQEVVGKGSYGVVGAAIDTHTGEKVAIKKINDVFEHVSDATRILREIKLLRLLRHPDIVEIKHIMLPPSRREFRDIYVVFELMESDLHQVIKANDDLTPEHHQFFLYQLLRALKYIHSANVFHRDLKPKNILANADCKLKICDFGLARVSFNDAPSAIFWTDYVATRWYRAPELCGSFFSKYTPAIDIWSIGCIFAEMLTGRPLFPGKNVVHQLDLMTDLLGTPSPESIAGIRNEKARRYLSNMRKKQPVPFSQKFPGVDHLALSLLEHLLAFEPKDRPSAEEALADPYFNGLAIVDCEPSTQPISKLEFEFEKRKLAKDDVRELIYREILEYHPQMLQEYLRGADQTNFMYPSGVDRFKRQFAHLEEHYGKGERSTPLGRQHASLPRERVGANKDEIPDQNNDFEKRNADSVANTLQSPRKSQQGERSDHSSVTDGINRTIFSARSLLKSASISASKCVVVKGRKDAEEEPISENTEEAADGLSQRLVNLHT from the exons ATGGATCCCCACAAGAAG AACATGCTTGAGACTGAATTTTTCACGGAGTATGGTGAAGCAAGCCGATTTCAGATACAAGAGGTCGTCGGCAAGGGAAGCTATGGGGTAGTGGGGGCTGCAATAGACACCCACACTGGAGAGAAGGTGGCGATCaagaagatcaacgatgtgttcGAGCATGTTTCTGATGCCACTCGCATTCTAAGGGAGATCAAATTGCTTAGGCTGCTTCGCCACCCTGATATCGTAGAAATTAAGCATATAATGCTTCCTCCATCTAGGAGGGAATTTAGAGATATTTATGTTGTTTTTGAGCTAATGGAATCAGATCTTCATCAAGTTATAAAGGCAAATGATGATCTGACGCCAGAGCACCACCAGTTCTTCTTATACCAGCTACTACGAGCTCTGAAGTATATTCATTCAG CTAATGTATTTCATCGGGATTTAAAACCAAAAAATATCCTTGCCAATGCGGATTGCAAACTAAAAATATGTGACTTTGGCCTTGCACGTGTATCATTTAATGATGCCCCATCAGCTATTTTCTGGACT GATTATGTGGCAACAAGATGGTATCGTGCTCCTGAATTATGTGGCTCCTTTTTCTCCAAG TACACCCCTGCGATTGATATTTGGAGCATAGGATGCATATTTGCAGAAATGCTTACAGGAAGACCATTGTTTCCTGGCAAGAATGTGGTGCATCAGTTAGATCTCATGACTGATCTGCTTGGAACTCCTTCACCTGAATCCATCGCTGGG ATTCGAAATGAAAAGGCTAGAAGATATTTAAGTAATATGCGAAAAAAACAACCAGTTCCTTTCTCACAGAAGTTTCCTGGTGTAGATCATTTGGCTCTTTCTTTGCTTGAGCACTTACTTGCATTTGAACCTAAAGATCGACCTAGTGCTGAAGAG gCACTAGCTGATCCTTACTTTAATGGTCTGGCAATTGTTGACTGCGAACCTTCAACACAGCCTATATCAAAACTTGAATTTGAGTTTGAAAAGAGGAAATTAGCAAAAGATGATGTAAGAGAGTTAATTTATCGAGAG ATTTTGGAGTATCATCCTCAGATGCTGCAGGAGTATCTACGTGGTGCAGATCAGACCAACTTCATGTACCCAAG TGGTGTTGATCGTTTTAAGCGACAATTTGCTCATCTTGAAGAGCACTACGGTAAGGGTGAAAGAAGCACTCCACTTGGGCGGCAACATGCATCCTTGCCCAG GGAGAGGGTGGGCGCAAATAAAGATGAGATTCCTGATCAAAATAATGACTTCGAAAAGCGAAATGCGGATTCTGTTGCTAATACACTTCAAAGCCCTAGAAAGTCACAGCAGGGTGAGAGATCAGATCATTCATCAGTTACAGATGGCATAAACAGGACAATTTTCAGTGCTCGTAGCTTGTTGAAGAGTGCAAGCATCAGCGCTTCCAAGTGCGTAGTTGTCAAAGGAAGGAAGGATGCAGAA GAGGAACCAATTTCCGAGAACACAGAGGAGGCAGCTGATGGCTTGTCCCAGAGACTAGTTAACTTACATACCTAA